A single Klebsiella variicola DNA region contains:
- the cyoB gene encoding cytochrome o ubiquinol oxidase subunit I translates to MFGKLTLDAVPYHEPIIVVTVAAIIIGGLALLAAITYFGKWSYLWNEWLTSVDHKRLGIMYVIVAIVMLLRGFADAVMMRSQQVLASAGEAGFLPPHHYDQIFTAHGVIMIFFVAMPFVIGLMNLVVPLQLGARDVAFPFLNNLSFWFTVVGVILVNLSLGVGEFAQTGWLAYPPLSGIEYSPGVGVDYWIWALQLSGIGTTLTGINFFVTIIKMRAPGMTMFKMPVFSWASLCANILIIASFPILTVTIALLTLDRYLGTHFFTNDMGGNMMMYINLIWAWGHPEVYILVLPVFGVFSEIAATFSRKRLFGYTSLVWATVCITVLSFIVWLHHFFTMGAGANVNAFFGITTMIIAIPTGVKIFNWLFTMYQGRIVFNSAMMWTIGFIVTFSVGGMTGVLLAVPGADFVLHNSLFLIAHFHNVIIGGVVFGCFAGLTYWWPKAFGFTLNETWGKRAFWFWIIGFFVAFMPLYVLGFMGMTRRLSQQIDPQFHPMLVVAACGAALIACGILCQLIQFYVSIRDRDQNRDLTGDPWGGRTLEWATSSPPPFYNFAIVPQVHERDAFWEMKEKGEAYKQPAHYEEIHMPKNSGAGIVIAAFATVFGFAMIWHIWWMAIASFIGIVATWIIKSFDEDVDYYVPVAEVEKLEKQHFDEINKAGLKNGN, encoded by the coding sequence ATGTTCGGAAAACTTACACTGGATGCAGTGCCCTACCACGAACCCATTATCGTGGTTACGGTGGCTGCGATTATCATTGGGGGACTGGCGCTTCTGGCTGCCATCACTTACTTCGGTAAGTGGTCCTACCTGTGGAACGAGTGGCTGACTTCTGTCGACCACAAACGTCTCGGTATCATGTACGTTATCGTGGCAATCGTCATGCTGCTGCGTGGCTTTGCTGATGCCGTTATGATGCGTAGCCAGCAGGTGCTGGCCTCGGCCGGGGAAGCAGGCTTCCTGCCGCCTCATCACTACGATCAGATCTTTACCGCCCACGGCGTTATCATGATCTTCTTCGTGGCGATGCCGTTCGTTATCGGTCTGATGAACCTGGTGGTTCCGCTTCAGCTCGGCGCGCGCGACGTGGCCTTCCCGTTCCTCAACAACCTGAGCTTCTGGTTCACCGTTGTGGGCGTGATTCTGGTTAACCTGTCTCTGGGCGTCGGTGAGTTCGCGCAGACCGGTTGGCTGGCCTATCCGCCGCTGTCGGGAATTGAATACAGTCCTGGCGTAGGGGTCGATTACTGGATTTGGGCGCTGCAGCTCTCCGGTATCGGTACTACCCTGACCGGTATTAACTTCTTCGTGACCATTATCAAGATGCGCGCCCCGGGCATGACCATGTTCAAGATGCCGGTATTCTCCTGGGCATCTCTGTGCGCTAACATCCTGATTATCGCCTCTTTCCCAATTCTGACCGTCACCATCGCGCTGCTGACCCTGGATCGTTACCTGGGCACCCATTTCTTTACCAACGATATGGGTGGCAACATGATGATGTACATCAACCTGATTTGGGCCTGGGGTCACCCGGAAGTGTACATCCTGGTTCTGCCGGTGTTCGGGGTCTTCTCCGAAATCGCCGCGACCTTCTCGCGTAAGCGTCTGTTCGGTTACACCTCTCTGGTGTGGGCAACCGTCTGTATTACCGTTCTGTCGTTCATCGTTTGGCTGCACCACTTCTTCACCATGGGTGCTGGCGCGAACGTAAACGCCTTCTTCGGTATTACTACCATGATTATCGCGATCCCGACCGGGGTTAAGATCTTCAACTGGCTGTTCACCATGTATCAGGGTCGCATCGTCTTCAACTCAGCGATGATGTGGACTATCGGCTTTATCGTGACCTTCTCCGTCGGTGGGATGACTGGCGTGCTGCTGGCGGTACCGGGCGCGGACTTCGTTCTGCATAACAGCCTGTTCCTGATCGCGCACTTCCATAACGTTATCATCGGCGGCGTAGTATTCGGTTGCTTCGCAGGTCTGACCTACTGGTGGCCGAAAGCCTTTGGCTTCACCCTGAACGAAACTTGGGGCAAACGCGCTTTCTGGTTCTGGATCATCGGCTTCTTCGTGGCGTTTATGCCGCTGTACGTGCTGGGCTTCATGGGTATGACCCGTCGTCTGAGCCAGCAGATCGATCCGCAGTTCCACCCGATGCTGGTTGTTGCAGCTTGCGGTGCAGCGCTGATCGCCTGCGGTATCCTGTGCCAGCTGATTCAGTTCTACGTGTCTATTCGCGACCGCGATCAGAACCGTGACCTGACCGGTGACCCATGGGGTGGTCGTACGCTGGAGTGGGCAACCTCTTCTCCACCGCCGTTCTATAACTTCGCTATCGTTCCTCAGGTTCACGAGCGTGATGCCTTCTGGGAAATGAAAGAGAAAGGTGAAGCGTACAAACAGCCTGCTCACTATGAAGAAATTCATATGCCGAAAAACAGCGGCGCCGGCATCGTCATTGCCGCCTTCGCTACGGTATTTGGTTTCGCCATGATCTGGCATATCTGGTGGATGGCGATTGCCAGCTTCATCGGCATCGTAGCGACCTGGATTATTAAGAGCTTTGACGAGGACGTGGATTACTACGTACCGGTTGCAGAAGTCGAAAAACTGGAAAAACAGCATTTCGATGAGATTAACAAAGCAGGGCTGAAAAATGGCAACTGA
- a CDS encoding cytochrome o ubiquinol oxidase subunit III, whose product MATDTLAHTAHAHEHGHHDTGPMKVFGFWIYLMSDCIIFATLFATYAVLVNGTAGGPTGKDIFELPFVLVETALLLFSSITYGMAAIAMYKNNKSQVVSWLALTWLFGAGFIGMEIYEFHHLIMEGFGPDRSGFLSAFFALVGTHGLHVTSGLIWMAVLMFQVSRRGLTSTNRTRILCLSLFWHFLDVVWICVFSVVYLMGAM is encoded by the coding sequence ATGGCAACTGATACTCTTGCGCATACTGCCCACGCGCATGAACACGGGCACCATGATACAGGACCGATGAAGGTATTCGGTTTCTGGATCTACCTGATGAGCGACTGCATCATCTTCGCTACGCTGTTTGCTACCTATGCCGTTCTGGTGAACGGCACAGCCGGCGGACCGACGGGCAAAGATATTTTCGAACTGCCGTTCGTTCTGGTTGAAACCGCACTGCTGCTGTTCAGCTCCATCACCTACGGCATGGCGGCTATCGCCATGTACAAAAACAACAAGAGCCAGGTGGTTTCCTGGCTGGCGTTGACCTGGTTGTTTGGCGCTGGCTTTATCGGGATGGAAATCTATGAATTCCATCACCTGATCATGGAAGGCTTCGGTCCGGATCGTAGCGGTTTCCTGTCGGCGTTCTTCGCGCTGGTCGGCACCCACGGTCTGCACGTGACCTCTGGCCTTATCTGGATGGCGGTGCTGATGTTCCAGGTTTCACGTCGTGGCCTGACTAGCACTAACCGCACGCGTATCCTGTGCCTGAGCCTGTTCTGGCACTTCCTGGACGTCGTGTGGATCTGCGTGTTCTCGGTTGTCTATCTGATGGGGGCGATGTAA
- a CDS encoding cytochrome o ubiquinol oxidase subunit IV gives MSHSTDHSGASHGSVKSYMTGFILSIILTVIPFAMVMSGSASHAVILGTILVTAVVQIVVHLVYFLHMNSKSDEGWNLTAFIFTVIIIAIVVVGSIWIMWNLNYNMMMH, from the coding sequence ATGAGTCATTCTACCGATCATAGCGGCGCTTCTCACGGCAGCGTGAAGAGCTACATGACAGGATTTATCCTGTCCATCATCCTGACGGTCATTCCGTTCGCCATGGTGATGAGTGGCTCCGCCTCGCATGCGGTTATCCTTGGCACCATTCTGGTGACCGCTGTGGTGCAGATCGTGGTACACCTCGTGTACTTCCTGCATATGAACAGCAAGTCCGATGAAGGCTGGAACCTGACCGCATTTATCTTCACCGTAATCATCATTGCGATCGTGGTTGTCGGCTCCATCTGGATTATGTGGAACCTGAACTACAACATGATGATGCACTAA
- the cyoE gene encoding heme o synthase yields the protein MFKQYLQVTKPGIIFGNLISVIGGFLLASKGHIDYPLFVWTLLGVSLVVASGCVFNNYIDRDIDRKMERTKNRVLVKGLISPEASLVYATLLGIAGFMLLWFGANPLACWLGVMGFVVYVGVYSLYMKRHSVYGTLIGSLSGAAPPVIGYCAVTGDFDSGAAILLAIFSLWQMPHSYAIAIFRFKDYQAANIPVLPVVKGISVAKNHITLYIVAFAVATLMLSLGGYAGYKYLVVAAAVSVWWLGMALRGYKVADDKVWARKLFVFSIVAITALSVMMSVDFMVPDSHSLLAYVR from the coding sequence ATGTTTAAGCAATACCTGCAAGTAACGAAACCAGGCATTATTTTTGGCAACCTGATCTCCGTGATCGGCGGTTTCCTGTTGGCCTCCAAAGGCCACATCGACTATCCGCTGTTCGTCTGGACGCTCCTTGGAGTATCCCTGGTGGTCGCCTCGGGTTGTGTATTCAACAACTACATCGACCGGGACATCGATCGTAAGATGGAACGGACGAAAAACCGGGTGCTGGTCAAAGGGCTGATCTCGCCAGAAGCTTCGCTGGTGTACGCCACCTTGCTGGGTATTGCTGGCTTCATGCTGCTGTGGTTCGGCGCAAATCCGCTGGCCTGCTGGCTGGGGGTGATGGGGTTCGTGGTTTATGTCGGCGTCTACAGCCTGTACATGAAACGCCACTCCGTCTATGGCACGCTGATTGGCTCACTCTCCGGCGCCGCGCCGCCGGTGATTGGCTACTGCGCGGTCACCGGTGATTTCGACAGCGGTGCGGCGATCCTGCTGGCTATCTTTAGCCTGTGGCAAATGCCTCACTCCTACGCCATCGCGATTTTCCGCTTTAAGGATTATCAGGCGGCGAACATTCCGGTGCTGCCGGTGGTGAAAGGCATTTCGGTCGCCAAAAACCATATTACGCTGTACATCGTTGCCTTTGCCGTGGCGACCCTGATGCTCTCGCTGGGCGGCTACGCCGGGTATAAATACCTGGTCGTGGCGGCAGCGGTCAGCGTCTGGTGGCTGGGCATGGCGCTGCGTGGCTATAAAGTGGCCGATGACAAAGTCTGGGCGCGTAAGCTGTTCGTCTTTTCCATCGTCGCCATCACCGCGCTGTCCGTGATGATGTCCGTTGACTTTATGGTGCCGGATTCACATAGCCTGCTGGCTTACGTGAGATAA
- a CDS encoding IclR family transcriptional regulator domain-containing protein — protein sequence MQNTIHPRDLIVGLQKGLALIQLFSKTCPKLTVAQAAKMSGLTQSAARRFLLTLLHERYLQTDGRYYWLTPKTLRLGQAYVDSAQFPRMVRPIVEYIASRTEEHASVGVVDEDELVYIARSRHTPFNSTSVRLGERVPIFCTAGGRLWLASLPEAECEAVLQRITREQRTPYTVTDVALLMEKIAQVRRQGYATIEQEFEIGMLVLAVPLTDREGTWWGALSLTSHQSRTSLEALCHDHLDLLYSAQAMLVS from the coding sequence ATGCAAAACACCATTCATCCACGCGATCTGATCGTCGGTTTACAAAAAGGGCTGGCGTTAATCCAGCTTTTTTCCAAAACCTGCCCAAAACTCACCGTCGCCCAGGCGGCGAAAATGAGCGGCCTGACGCAAAGCGCCGCGCGGCGTTTTCTGTTGACGTTGCTGCATGAGCGCTATCTGCAAACCGATGGGCGTTATTACTGGCTTACCCCGAAGACGCTGCGGCTTGGTCAGGCCTACGTCGATTCGGCGCAGTTTCCCCGCATGGTGCGGCCAATTGTCGAATACATCGCCAGCCGGACCGAGGAGCACGCCTCGGTAGGGGTGGTGGATGAAGATGAGCTGGTCTATATCGCCCGCAGCCGGCATACGCCATTTAACTCCACGTCGGTTCGGCTTGGGGAGCGGGTACCCATCTTCTGTACCGCCGGGGGACGGTTATGGCTGGCTTCGCTGCCGGAAGCTGAGTGCGAGGCGGTTCTGCAGCGTATTACCCGGGAACAACGCACGCCCTATACGGTGACCGACGTCGCGTTGCTGATGGAGAAAATCGCCCAGGTGCGGCGCCAGGGTTATGCCACCATTGAACAGGAGTTTGAGATTGGCATGCTGGTGCTGGCGGTGCCGTTAACTGACAGGGAAGGAACCTGGTGGGGCGCGCTGAGTCTGACCAGCCATCAATCGCGCACATCGCTGGAAGCGTTATGTCACGACCATCTCGATCTGCTCTACAGCGCGCAGGCGATGCTGGTGAGCTAA
- a CDS encoding shikimate dehydrogenase family protein gives MVSGTTQVVAVIGHPIAQVKSPDNFNRYFAEQHMDSVMIPVDIAPDAVVDYLNALRGWQNMTGVLVTVPHKQRAAALVDELTPRARRLNAINVIRKLADGRLQGDMLDGVGFQLAAEAQGFQPAGKQALLSGCGGVGSAIAWGLCEAGIRQLALHDQNPTTRQRLHDLLAEAFPAVQLSALPDTLHGVDLLVNGSPAGMAGFDELPLPQALLDTLDSATHVADVVTAPVMTPLLTFAAARGCRVQTGPEMALAQMTLMGQFIGAIPPAQGAAA, from the coding sequence ATGGTCAGTGGAACTACCCAGGTTGTTGCCGTGATTGGTCATCCGATCGCCCAGGTCAAATCACCGGATAACTTCAACCGCTACTTTGCTGAACAGCACATGGACAGCGTCATGATCCCGGTGGATATCGCCCCGGACGCGGTAGTCGACTACCTCAACGCTCTGCGTGGCTGGCAGAACATGACCGGCGTGCTGGTGACGGTGCCGCATAAGCAGCGCGCCGCCGCGCTGGTCGACGAGCTCACCCCCCGCGCCCGCCGACTCAACGCCATCAATGTGATCCGCAAATTGGCGGATGGCCGTTTGCAGGGCGATATGCTGGACGGCGTCGGCTTTCAGCTCGCCGCCGAGGCGCAGGGTTTTCAGCCGGCAGGTAAGCAGGCGCTGCTCTCCGGCTGCGGCGGCGTCGGCAGCGCCATCGCCTGGGGACTGTGCGAGGCGGGGATCCGTCAGCTGGCCCTGCACGATCAAAACCCGACCACCCGGCAACGCCTGCATGACCTTCTGGCTGAGGCCTTCCCGGCGGTACAACTGAGCGCGCTGCCGGACACCCTTCACGGCGTCGATCTATTGGTTAATGGCTCGCCGGCCGGCATGGCCGGATTTGATGAGCTGCCCCTGCCGCAGGCGCTGCTGGATACGCTCGACAGCGCCACCCACGTGGCTGATGTTGTCACCGCCCCGGTGATGACGCCGTTGCTCACTTTCGCCGCCGCCCGCGGCTGCCGGGTGCAGACCGGGCCGGAAATGGCGCTGGCGCAGATGACGCTGATGGGCCAGTTTATCGGCGCCATCCCGCCGGCGCAGGGAGCGGCAGCATGA